One Macadamia integrifolia cultivar HAES 741 unplaced genomic scaffold, SCU_Mint_v3 scaffold429, whole genome shotgun sequence DNA segment encodes these proteins:
- the LOC122068585 gene encoding uncharacterized protein LOC122068585, with translation MNDQSQMMSQSQMLNRVYGIWPHPPPLPQPSEDPGKFQNASRQAFVAPKPGRGNWKGKKFVDKRKGRKEKGVVINGNATGGGGGGGYKPPTLHELQSQNRLKARRFYPKKKFNNRFAPFAPRNTSSFIIRAKKSGGIASLVSPCPVTPAILPTPIFSPSREVLGDMAKEEWGVDGYGSMKGLIRLRSPGHEAREDVRDDEEEDEGGSSESDVEEHVEVERRLDHDLSRFEMIYHPNCTDEHANLLENRVDDQGSHIAQLEEENLTLKERLFLMEREMVDLRRRLLCLETGNRAPEENIEEASENVSENDGGWDVSSEKSVGDGDEGAALLDGERVGRLEETAVFGDGKSGGEGK, from the coding sequence ATGAACGATCAGTCTCAGATGATGAGTCAGTCTCAAATGTTGAATCGTGTTTATGGAATCTGGCCACATCCACCTCCGCTGCCACAGCCGTCTGAAGATCCTGGTAAGTTTCAGAATGCTTCGAGGCAGGCTTTTGTGGCACCGAAACCTGGAAGGGGAAATTGGAAGGGGAAAAAGTTTGTTGATAAACGGAAAGGTCGGAAGGAGAAGGGCGTAGTTATCAATGGCAACGCTAccggtggtggtggaggtggaggttaCAAACCCCCAACCCTTCATGAACTGCAGTCTCAGAATCGATTGAAGGCTCGTAGGTTTTATCCGAAGAAGAAGTTCAATAATCGTTTTGCTCCATTTGCCCCTAGGAACACGTCATCTTTCATAATCCGAGCCAAGAAATCTGGAGGAATTGCGTCACTCGTCTCCCCCTGTCCTGTAACCCCAGCGATTCTCCCAACTCCGATATTCTCTCCGTCTAGGGAGGTTCTTGGTGATATGGCCAAGGAAGAGTGGGGGGTTGATGGGTATGGATCAATGAAGGGTTTGATCAGGCTTCGATCTCCAGGTCATGAAGCCCGAGAGGATGTCCgtgatgatgaggaagaagacgaaggagGTTCGAGCGAGAGTGATGTTGAAGAGCATGTTGAGGTGGAGAGGAGATTGGATCACGACTTGAGCCGTTTTGAGATGATTTACCACCCTAACTGTACTGACGAGCACGCGAACTTGCTGGAGAATCGCGTGGACGATCAGGGCTCTCACATAGCACAGCTGGAGGAGGAGAACCTGACACTGAAGGAACGGCTTTTcttgatggagagagagatggtAGACTTGAGGAGGAGATTGCTGTGCTTGGAGACGGGAAATCGAGCGCCGGAGGAAAATATCGAGGAAGCGTCTGAGAACGTATCAGAGAACGATGGGGGTTGGGATGTCTCCTCGGAGAAGAGCGTCGGCGACGGTGATGAAGGAGCGGCTCTTCTTGATGGTGAGAGAGTTGGTAGACTTGAGGAGACTGCTGTGTTTGGAGACGGGAAATCGGGCGGCGAAGGAAAATAA